One segment of Thermodesulfovibrio sp. 3907-1M DNA contains the following:
- a CDS encoding DUF465 domain-containing protein, with translation MREEEIIEVLKRENEEFRKLYEEHRHLDSILDEMNKKPYLTPEEEVEKKRMQKEKLYKKDKMAEMIRQYKARVAKEATQ, from the coding sequence ATGAGAGAAGAAGAGATCATTGAAGTTCTCAAAAGAGAAAACGAAGAGTTTCGCAAACTCTATGAGGAACACAGACACCTTGATAGCATTCTTGATGAGATGAACAAAAAACCTTATTTAACTCCTGAAGAAGAGGTTGAGAAAAAAAGGATGCAGAAGGAAAAACTTTACAAGAAAGATAAAATGGCTGAGATGATAAGGCAATACAAAGCCAGAGTAGCAAAGGAGGCAACTCAGTGA
- a CDS encoding alginate export family protein, with protein MKQLLRFLLCFAFLLNFFSLSFAIENEPGASVRLRQEIWDNVVDLGTTPAAQPDRNFFRLRIQLWDKVNFNENLSGYIRIATEPKYYSGPYRLTLDNQTNRKRFDQDEVVVDNLYIDIKKPFDLPLSFRIGRQDFLGPDMYGEGFLILDGTPGDGSRTFYFNAIKAKIEIDQGHSVDLVYVSDPKTDQYLPSLHPAYYDRASGGAYIDHKKRLNGSNEQGFWIYGRHKIVDWLNIEPYYVYKKEDSYDVIKESHINTFGMRAVFKISDFSLRGELAKQYGKYQDGTKRSGLGGYAFAGYEFKNCPVKPYLEAGYVYLSGDKKDTSKDEGFDPLFSRAPQWNELLIYTLIPETATKGGPIPGYWTNIKALVTKLKLNPIKDLAITLSYQHFWADEKTNITSGTYKNMFSNDGKNRGDLWAIIGNYKFNKNLDGMLQIEYFEPGDFYKNARNATFIRWQLQYKL; from the coding sequence ATGAAGCAGCTTTTGAGGTTTTTATTATGTTTTGCTTTTCTCCTTAATTTCTTTTCTCTGTCTTTTGCCATTGAAAATGAGCCTGGTGCATCTGTGAGATTAAGACAGGAAATCTGGGACAATGTTGTTGACCTTGGAACAACACCTGCAGCACAGCCTGATAGAAACTTTTTTAGGCTAAGAATTCAGCTCTGGGATAAGGTTAATTTTAATGAAAATCTGAGTGGATACATAAGAATTGCAACAGAGCCAAAATACTACTCAGGTCCTTACAGACTAACCCTTGACAATCAAACAAACAGAAAAAGATTTGATCAGGATGAGGTTGTAGTTGACAATCTCTACATTGACATTAAAAAACCCTTTGACTTACCTTTAAGCTTCCGCATAGGCAGACAGGATTTCTTAGGACCTGATATGTATGGAGAAGGATTTTTAATTCTTGACGGAACTCCAGGGGATGGTTCAAGAACATTTTACTTTAATGCAATCAAAGCAAAAATAGAAATTGACCAGGGACATTCAGTGGATTTAGTTTATGTATCAGACCCCAAAACAGATCAATATCTTCCGAGCCTGCATCCTGCTTACTATGACAGAGCTTCTGGTGGTGCATATATTGATCACAAAAAAAGACTTAATGGTTCAAATGAACAGGGATTCTGGATTTATGGTAGACACAAAATAGTTGATTGGCTAAATATAGAGCCATACTATGTTTACAAAAAAGAAGACTCCTATGATGTTATAAAAGAAAGTCATATCAATACCTTTGGAATGAGAGCAGTTTTTAAAATAAGTGATTTCTCATTAAGAGGTGAGCTTGCAAAGCAGTATGGAAAATATCAGGATGGAACAAAAAGAAGTGGTCTTGGTGGATATGCCTTTGCAGGATATGAGTTTAAAAACTGTCCAGTAAAACCATATTTAGAAGCTGGATATGTTTATCTGTCTGGAGACAAAAAAGATACTTCAAAAGATGAAGGCTTTGATCCTTTGTTTTCAAGAGCTCCCCAGTGGAATGAGCTTTTAATTTACACTTTAATCCCTGAAACAGCAACTAAAGGCGGACCAATTCCCGGTTACTGGACAAATATAAAAGCCCTGGTCACAAAACTTAAATTAAATCCCATAAAGGACCTTGCAATAACCCTTTCTTATCAACATTTCTGGGCAGATGAAAAAACAAATATAACCTCTGGCACTTACAAGAACATGTTTTCCAATGATGGTAAAAATAGAGGTGATCTCTGGGCGATTATTGGAAACTACAAATTTAACAAAAATCTTGATGGAATGCTTCAGATTGAGTATTTTGAGCCTGGAGACTTTTACAAAAATGCAAGAAATGCCACATTCATAAGGTGGCAACTTCAGTATAAACTATAG
- a CDS encoding S1/P1 nuclease, with product MRVIKFKIFSMLLILIFFSHSYAWDCKTHAYIAKKAGIKIPEAACMPDIIRDENYELLAPMHYHNAAPDTVVTPEYIDKYSVKEVIVNADGRAVKILLPHQSGVLYWKIVNLYEKMKSLDKTKPDNLLAYEYYLVTTAHYIGDLSQPLHNFPYGESVASDGKIYIDEGNFNREFHIKFDEAFDSYIGKPETEEKINKALKTINITNTEDLKNEISRIANSAIKIANHCYKEDKRMPKEEELIEQISWSISLLKALIKSTY from the coding sequence ATGAGAGTAATAAAATTCAAAATATTTTCAATGCTTCTCATCCTCATTTTCTTTTCACACTCCTATGCATGGGACTGCAAAACCCATGCATACATTGCTAAAAAAGCGGGGATAAAAATTCCAGAAGCTGCATGTATGCCTGATATAATCCGTGATGAAAACTATGAACTCCTTGCTCCTATGCATTATCATAACGCTGCTCCTGACACAGTGGTTACACCAGAATACATTGATAAATACTCTGTCAAAGAAGTGATAGTGAATGCCGATGGAAGAGCTGTTAAAATTTTACTACCCCATCAGTCAGGAGTGCTTTACTGGAAAATTGTGAATCTTTACGAAAAGATGAAATCTCTTGATAAAACCAAGCCTGACAATCTCCTTGCCTACGAATACTATCTTGTTACAACTGCCCATTACATAGGAGACCTCTCTCAACCTTTGCATAACTTTCCTTACGGAGAATCTGTTGCAAGCGATGGAAAAATATATATTGACGAAGGAAACTTTAACAGGGAATTTCACATAAAGTTTGACGAAGCCTTTGATTCATACATAGGAAAACCTGAAACAGAAGAAAAGATCAATAAGGCATTAAAGACAATAAATATCACAAATACTGAGGATTTAAAAAATGAAATCTCAAGAATTGCAAACTCGGCGATAAAAATTGCCAATCATTGTTATAAAGAAGACAAAAGAATGCCAAAAGAGGAAGAACTAATTGAGCAGATTTCGTGGTCAATCTCTCTTTTAAAGGCTTTAATTAAATCAACCTATTAA